In Zingiber officinale cultivar Zhangliang chromosome 1A, Zo_v1.1, whole genome shotgun sequence, the DNA window GGTGCTAAAAGATTTGAAATTTAAGCACACATTTACCGGGTTTGTAGAGTAGTAGCTCTAAGATATCCATATTGGGTTTGCCTTCTAAGTCATCTATTGCTATATCAATTTTTGAACCTTTAATTGTTAGTTTAAAGGCACCATACATTGTagatccctttggaggccggcaagaggggaggggtgaattgccctacaaaataaaactcgaacctttctcggatttcaactatataatgaacacttgtaataaataaataaaagagactaagtaaagaaaagtagacaccagagttttacttggtttgcaatcaggggaatgctaatccaaggaatgtaagcgcactatctgattctcctctggtgAGTAGCCTCTTCTGTGCTGaagacaaatgaaaagaacatatTTGAAAgcaagaattgattacaagttcgttttAGAATATGGATCAGCTTTATTTATAGATCGTCGGGTGGCTGAAGGGGTTCGGCCTCGGGATAAATTTTATCTAACGGTCAGCTCGAGATCTTCAATCTGGTCAAAATATTGCCGCGGATTGATCGGGCCTatcaaagtcaacaaagttgactctcCAGCTGCTCGCTCCCTCCGTGCTCGTGTCTGTCAGGTCGCTCTGTCTTGGTCCGGTCCCACTGACGCGTTTGGGTGATCTCCttccgaatagggctcaccaaCCTATGTTCGCCCTCTTCCTTCCTTCGCGTCCTCAGCGTCCCCGCTCTTCTAGTGCCCACCGTACTCTTCCACGGACACCTCATCCCACGACGTCAGCAAGGCCTGCTTCTCCTCCTCCGTCGCCTTCTCGtcccacgtcttccgctcgactttctgtgttcctaagctcctgcacacttagacacaagggttaaacaaacgcaggacctaacttagcttgtttgatcacatcaaaataccttggggttccaacaatctccccctttttgatgtgagcaacccaagttaagttagggtaaccatatgcaataaaaatgatttatattccaataagtccaaatatttttcaattgaaaagttatagtaccttcccctagacttaacatacttctccccctttgatcacataaaaattggggttataaataagtctaaggtaaattcaaacaagactttgagtgtaaaatatttaaaaatgtctaagtaaagacactcttcagaatttttctttcgagaaaaatttaagtaaaacattttcagataaaaatagtcataagtgttaaaaaaaattttaagtttgaaacttatctcaacattcccaaaaaaaaattttctaaaaaaaattctaagtgaatattcataagaaacaattctaagtattttttttttaaatgataaggcaatattatataaaaaaaactctaagttaacttttataaaaaatctaagtcaattttcataaaaatttctaagataataaaaaatttctaagttaagttaaaatttttttttctttttaaatattttctaacacaaattgaataactcttttaaagcattaagtaatttaaattaatgttttttcagttagtcaattaaacttttcatttcgatacttggcttccaggtcgtggcgaggcactaggccttcttggttattggagcaacaatcacttccttagacaaagtctcataaagaaattagttgtttaatttccttgctgaaaatgctaagtctaattttaattttaaattaaataggtttttggaacccaatagaggttcctacctacaggattaaccaagtatttcctaggtatatagatttttgatatatttctaatttgactttgatgaaatctataataccaatttaaacatttataatttctaaaagtagaaatatttgaaccattagattttttcaatctttctatttcttcttttagtttttcattttcaattttcaatttttcaaaatcctctataagacatgattttgccaaaattctctttgtttctaaaatttcattttctaatttggcatttttattttctaatttatacatggatttagtcatagctttgataccaaagtaaagttcaggggtaagaggcatacctcacttaccatatcggacttgaagtctccccctgcttcgctacttccatccgaggtcgctccccttcatcgatgttgggttctaatgtactttgtccttcgtggcttgccatcagtaatcccgcatattcttgagcttcgattcagatgaagaagtgtcatcccaagttacttttaggttgtgtttcttgggtgtcttcattttgaccttcttgagttatcgggtcttcccttaggtgtccctccttctaaCACTgatagcaccgtacctttcttctaccttttgattctttttattctgcattttaaatttattagatctaaaaacttttaaagtttcttaccatgtatgcttcttgatcgtcttgaGTCCGACtagttcatccttgttggttgcgttcaagccatagtctgggttgtgtcctttgatatctctgcatatctagtttgtGTAATTCAatgtagaaaacaactcttctaaagtacttacctccggtcttttgagatgtagtaagcatcgacgattgatgtccactcagGAGTTCTTGGAAACGGTTTGAGTGCATATAGTgagtttgttaccgtttcaccaaggttttcgagaccgaactagttcttttacctttgcatgtagatggCCTACTTTCTCACCTTTGTCGACGGATATTCATCgcttgttgcggaggatgtccttctagcgagctttgcggacgtgccttcatggagttcaagaacttctcccaaagttctttagcggataaatagtttccgacgcggttgacctcttgaggcggtaacacgctcaacaggtgatgttccgcatgactgtttgcttcaactcattccgctccttctttgtccaatcgctctcttcttttcttttccatctttatctattggagctacaaaaccatatttcataataaaccgaatttcaaaatatgtttttaggAATACTCGTTTCCATTACGAAgtttccctcgaattttggtggaacaatgcttggtccgaccatctttgttgcttcgattggttagtcctcctgaagcacctagctcgataccacttgttggtccctttggaggccggcaaggggtgaattgccctacaaaataaaactcgaacctttctcggtttcaactatataatgaacacttgtaataaataaataaagagactaagtaaagaaaagcagacacgtagttttacttggtttgcaatcgggattgctaatccaaggaatgtaaagcactatctgattctcctctgggagTAGCCTCTTTGGCTTTGAcaacacaaatgaaaagaacagattTGAAAGCacgaaggaattgattacaagttcgttttTGAATatggatcagtactttatttatcgAGGTACTGGTATCGGTTAAGGGGGTGGGcctgggataaattttatccccacaGTCGCCAAGTGATCCTTCAATCCGGTCAAATATGAACCCGCGCCTGAATTGATCCAGCGCCGGActgtcaagtcaacaaagttgactgcTCGAAACGTCTGCTCGCCCTGGCGCCTGGCTTTGGTCCGGGTTTGTTCGCTctccgctagtttgggtgatctcgaccttaatagggctcactcgaacccatgttCCGCTTCTCTCGAAAGCGACCTTCCTTCCGGTTTCTCCTCGTCCTCGCGCGTCACAAGACGCTCTTTCGGCCCACCCGTGTACTCTTAGCGGACACCTCATCCCAGTGCGAAGCCCTTTCCCTTTCCGCGCCTCTCGCTCTTCAgctcgctcgacttcctgtgttcataagatcctgcacacttagacacaaggattaaacaaacgtaggacctaacttagcttgtttgatcacatcaaaacaccttggggttccaacacccttAACGTTCAAGACACATAGATCTAACACTTGCATGCATTATTCATTGagttgaaattttgccttctaatattgttaaataCTTCTATCTTGTTTTCATGTTAAACTTGGTATTTAATCCTTCCCCATTCTACATTAGCATTGCTTAAGTTTGTTGTGGAAATTCCATCTCATGCACTAACCCATATCAACTGAGGATATTTGGGTTATCAATGTATGGATAATTGAGAGCAATTATCAGGTCGAAATAGTTTCTTAGTAACAATGGATGCTATAAGTTCTCACAAAACAATTTGACATAAGATTCAAGAATGATGTGAATAAACAAGTAACTACTGTATAAAATTCTACAAATCCAAAGCCAACTAAAGAATAATTGAAAAGACCTGCTATAAAAATTTGAAACAATTTCAATTGGCATCTTGAGGTGATCAAACTCAAAAATGTCTTCCAAGTAGCCAAGTTAAATATGAGTGCCACGCGATGTTGACAATTATTAGTTTGTAACCCTTCCCACTTTTCTCTTTCCAATCTAATAttacttatatcctactcaagaTTATTATTACTTCTCATCATTTGCTGTTGTACTTTGATAGATTTATGTTAATGCAACAATTCTTACATGATgctttcataaaaaataaaagctgAAAAAAGAGGACTCTATTCCATTACAGCAAAAATCTGTAAAATACCTAAAATATAATGCAGAAAATGATAGGTTGAATGACACATTCAAAAACTTCAGTGGCAaaggaaactcacaacaaatggtACCAGAGAAAACAACAAAAGGAATCCATAACAAAATAGGATAACATTTTCATGTTTAACATCACCAAAAAAGCAATCAACTAGACCATGCCACTAAACAATGCTCACCTGGTTTAACAAAATCGGAAAGGCCAAAATCAATCAACTTCATCTGAGCATTTTCATCTCTAGTGGTGAAAAGAAAATTCTGTTgttaaatacaaggaagaaatatTAACAGCGCTGAAAAATATATGTTGAAAAAGAAATGAACAGCAGAATACCCTAAGTTGCTCCTATAAAATAAGAGATCTAAAGTAATATCATGTCTGCATAAATTGAATCAAAGTTCTCTATGATACAAACCTCTGGCTTTAAATCACGATGCACAACACCTTGAAGATGACAAAAGGCGATTACACTCAGTATTTGAATAACTATAGCTTTTGCATCCTCCTCTGAGTACCTTCCACCTCTTGAGAACACAAGGGAAAAAAAGCAATCAAAagttattaattttcaaattcaaataatcaaataGATATAAATTATGGCCAATAAAATCACTTTTTTACCTGGATAAAATTCTTTCTAATAATTCTCCACCTTCACATAATCTGGAAAAGAGAAAAACATATTGTTGAGTTCCAAATTAACAGAAGtactacataatttttttttaaaaaaattgttgccCATCATCTTAGAAGTgttcattttaaaatttgtatGGAAAAGTATTATCATTTTTCCTTAGTGCAGGATACAAAGTGGAAAGCAAAGAGGCATATTAGTAGGATACTACATGCAAAAAGTTTTGGATATATCAACTCTATCTTGTGACATGGAACAAATATCATATGTAGAAACGTTGTTACTCATTGTTAAGTTAACTAGAGTTAATTAAGACATACTCCATGACTACGTAGACGTTAAGTGCATCCTCACATGCATCATAAAATTTGACAAGATTATTATGGTTGGACAAGACTTTGAGGATTTACTtgaaaatatattacaaattatattttggcatttttggtttaaatttttttttcaaaaaaaaaacaagaaccaAATATAATTAAACTATCAAACTCATCAAACCAAAGCAAGACAtagaaaccaaaatttaaatcatgttcTTTTCGATTTTCTACATGGAACCAAATAATGGAGGCCTCAGATAAAATGACCAACATCATTCTACAAGCCACTGCTACTAGATCAATACACTATGACAGTATGAATAAACTTGATATTCATCTAGTTAATAAATGGGAATCAGGAGGCACAAAATGTCAAAGTTGTAACATGTGTAAGAAACAAGAAACTCAAAGAACAGGACATACAATGAGGCATAACAAAATGATTCAGGTCAAGGAGTCTACCTGCTTTGACTTCATCAAAGGAAGTCAAATGAAGAGCATTAAATATAAGGTGGGGCGGAGGGTAGATAGGGACGCTGTCGCGCATCTCCATCTCCACAAACCTGCACAGGTTCTACGCGTAGGGTTTCTGAAGCTCGCCGGGGAGAGCCTCCAGCCATGTCTCCTCGACCAAGAGCTCTCCCAGCTTCACATAGGGATCGGAATGAGTACCTTTCCTTGTCGTGATCCTTTCCGAACAGATACTGAGGTTCCGCTTCCATTGGGAATGGGATCGGCCGACGTCGACCCTCTTCGCCTGCTCCGACGTGAGTGCGGAGGGGTGTTCACCGGCGGCGAGAGGAGGGGCGTGGAGGGTGGAGAGGGGGGATTTGAGGGTCATGGATTCCGGGGAGAGGGAGATCGGGCGGAGACGCTTCGGCGAGCGGAGGAGCTCGCCTAGGGCTTTGGAGGAGGAAGCCATGGCTTCGGGATTGAAAGTTGGAAGACCGGGTAAATAATTGGGTATATTTATCATGCATTTCCTAAACCCATAGCGGGAGTATCTTTAGGGTTCCCAGGACACAACACCCCATTTTAATCCAGCATGGAGAGCTCAAAGGCCTTCTTCAGAAGGCCTCTCCGGTGCTCGTAAAAGGTCACCTGCCGGCTGGCCAGTTTCTCTATCCTCCTCATCTGCGTCTTCCCCCTCACCATGTCGACCGATTAGTCGATAACACACCCGGAGGCAGCGCCGAATCCTACCGTGAGCAGCAAAATCAGCAAGCAAGGAGCTCTGATCAGTCCTGGCCACACGAGGATCGACAAGGAGGGATCAAATCAGAAGAAGGAGATGAGGAATCGAGATTACCAGATATGGGATCGAGTAAGAGTGGAGGAGGGCCACTTCTAGCGACTCGGCGATGACTCCAATCCACACAGGCAGCCTCTTCTTACCCAAAGGAGGagatggaggagatgcggtgtggttggctGAAGAAGCAAGGGCATCGTgcatcgatctaggaaggggaagagggagatgaggctgagagagatggtggacggcgcgatataggtttaggtttggaggaaatattgaagtgttgcaaatttggcttaagtattggtggaaaaattaaattattttattttatcatagacaccgggttttaaaaaccgctgttaaaatcgatgtctattaataaaaaaaaggcgctcatataCATCAGCTTAAAAAAcagatgtctatgagcgaaaatctgcgcttatagacaccagtttttgaaaaaaccggtgtaaaatactcaaagacatcggttttttgcttaaaaccgatgttgttccaccgatgttgttccaccgatgtctatgagggtttttcttgtagtgtttcagatttatgattcaattttgtgtttcttttgtttttcgatcttgtgattcgattgttcttaatggttaaacctagggttactgtaaggagattaaatattgaatttcgttgaaagactttgtctaggaagtggtggatgatcccatacccaagaaggcctagtgcctcgccatgtttagcCTGGAAGCCGatatctaaaataaatatttaatcaaatttgtaacatgggtggatttggattaataatgttaagcatcgtttgcgatccaagtctaatcCTCTAAgagcagataagttgaatttgaaatcaataatgttaagttctgtttgtaattccaaatttcaagattcacaggttggataGTTTTACAACACTAATGAACCCGAGAGTCCattggctattagcctttgagtCTTACTTaatttaatatgaccaagtcttagatgccaaagatatatttggttcatcttcgaaggttcctttctctcattagaattagaatatgtgttataaatttccatttgttgctttatgagagttaatggatttagagtatacaaattgccaactaatgtaccagaacagataataaccctatttttcttgataatcactttgttatcaaaagaaacagcatatccatccaaaaatagttttagaaactgaaattaaattctttctaaaacttggtacataaagataatttctcaaaataaaagttctattcctatcaaatgataagtagacatctcccattgcaacagtcgccactttcgtagcattgcccatgtagacggttatctctctttCATATAgtagtcgggtttcctggaacccctccaATAAattacaaacatgatcagtggttccgtatctacacaccaggtaccggtagataacacctgtaacacccgaaaattctaaAAAGacctttagaaatattctatgatctttctgaaattttaggatatttttatagaatttttagagtataggaggtagcaaaaacaaataaaaacgtaaaatagcttaagcaggAATCAAACCTGAGACCTATAAGACTCTAAGTATTATggataactctagtaaccaagtgaacccagcagggtcgtgctaaaACAAAAgtgaatcaattatatttatatttaagttgggtgaattaaccacttaatataaataggaaaattattaagtggggaattGTTTTTAACGCAACTCTTCTCTTCCtaaaaccctcacacgccgcccctCTTCCTCTCCACCCTCACGGCGCCCAAGACCTAGGAACTTAGGGTTCCATttcaagggccataggagcacctccCGATGATGACTCtagcacgagaacgttcctctccgcaagaagggcacgtagacgcgaggagatcgacaaagggatcttctccaccggaaacctagcgtttggatttataagaaacttcgagcaagaggtaagaaacccctcacctgcagtataagtagctcttcgtacattttatgcattagtttagtcatatgcagaattttaagtatatagggtgtgaattagcgcacaccatgtgtttgctttaatgcttagttcagtaaaatgccaccataggcatttcaatagttagataaatgcagtagaatcattttatagcacatttagtcttgctacagcttttatgggactacggtccaatgggtggactcccacagtcgcctctaggttcagacaatctagttctaggttcagataacctagtaagagcaaggtaaagtatattagctacaaatcagtattttacttttcagtggcactgtacaggacttcagttgtccttgggctgggctcccatagtcatcccaaggtttagataacctagtaactctactaaattcgggacttgcaaccccggatctagttagggatgcgcgcatagcaagtacagttgtcgggcccatcagcagtatgattggtattttcatctatttatgataaatagtttttcaaagcttcacaatttagtatgtgattacagttcaggATTTATATCAGCTTAGTATTGGTTTAGTTAgttattgtatcagtttagttctatcttgttgatactagaagatattgctATGGTCAGCTTTtgctttctatgttttgtatgccagAATGCCATTTTTTAGCATGATTAGCACTTATTTCAAATAGCGTGTTTCCAAAGCattaattgcatcgtatgcatggttttgtgaggtagatggtttcttactaagcgtaagcttacagatacttcttttccttatactgcagataaaggtaaaggaaagatggactagtggaggctggaggtcaatgcagtgaagatgtgtgtggatgaggacatggaataaagatcttggagaaactagaaaaTTAGAAACCTTTAGCATTTTCATATGTTATTACGTTTCcgcacttctagttattttaacgttttgaatcatgaaagacttgcTTAGGTTGTTAGTGATCAAACTCAAAATGCTAGTTAATTGTCATTAGTATGTTTTCAGCCATGTTAGAATTTATGCAGATGAattgggcacgaaacagtgccgaaatcagacttctgacacgaaatcagaaaccccaatcgatcagccgatcgattgggggtccttAGTCGATTAgcagatcgattggggagcttgtttccgcgaacagtaagcttctggatcgattcgccgatcgatccagtcgcattctgtcgcgaacagaaggttaagggatcgatcagccgatcgatcgaggaattagcTCTCGCAAACAGAGtgctttggaatcgatcactagatTGATTGACTAagttgaatcgatcaaccgatcaatccatacattcttccgtgcacagtagcacgctgaatcgatcagtggattgatcaaccagtctggatcgatcagccgatcgatccgaacGAAGTTTCCGTATACAGTAGCAACCGgagtcgatccacggatcgatccagtagcTGTCAATCGATtaagttcaatctggatcgattgggaagctgggtttcgaccaggaaacctTGTAACTCAGCTCCTTGActataggggatgtaggatacgccatgtataccttagaaaGCACCCCTTAGAACCGGCAGAACAaagaaattgtattagttagcgaaaatatttgaattagttcagttttccgcacattaagaatagtatagcaacagcataatgtaacccccggccttacagcttagccagtagaaggcggggcatttacagagtggtatcagagcaaagttccatacttcctcacacacagatcagcattgaacctacaacttccaagtaagaacatctctcacttcatttatgttttgtttgttttcatgTTCCTAGATAATTAAAGCATGCTTGTATatgtatgatagtacctaacatgataacaatgGTTATGCAATATGATTCtactagttatgtatgtcctctgtgtctttagaaaatggtacgaggacgcccagctagaaagacacctcATCGAGCCCCAACGATGAGGCACAGCAAGGCCTCCTTCGGACCTTGTAGAGGTAGTGGCTCGAGAACAACTAGTGCAACGAACAAgagatagccactttaagggctaacCAGCAACACTCTGTCACCCCCGAGCCTAACTTAGCAACTAGAGTGATAGAAGTTCCACGGTCCACAACTCATCGCAGAGAGTCTCAGGCCAGAGAGGGCAATGAGGCCTATTTGATCCAAGGCGAAGATCAAGCGGAGAATTTCtcgcactagtgaaccatgggatgctcaagtgcggttcaaaacactagaaagtacgatggagctcggAGCgaacgagaaggtgaagtgcaccTCTTCGTGACGAGAGAGACACACGTATGTGGTGGCGAAAATTAAAAGCGCCTGGATCGGATGACATGGTCGACTTAAAGGCAAttcttgaagagttcttccacatgTCAGTCAAAACCGCCCACGAGTTCTGATGAATCAGGGCAACCTTTGGTTGAGGAGgtgaggaaattcaacagattgactCGTATCCTGAACTAAGGCGAAGAGAATgagtcggttgatgctcaagatgttaaagGGAAATATAGCAATGAATGTGGGAGTCCAGGGCACAAACTCATGAAGACTAGTGGCAAAGTGCTTTAACCACCGAGCATTATCGACAACATCAAGCAAGCAAGTCCTCTTAGAGTCGAAGGCAAGGAGGCTTAGGTACTTAGAAACACTTGGGCCACAACTCCACGCTCTATGCGGAAAGAGAACTCCAAGAACAACGAAGGAGTTATCCAAAGGAGGACCGATAATGcatagctatcccaagtgttccacttgtgaaaaatttcacccaggagtttgtcgcaagggcactcgaGGATGTTTGAATGTGgcgggaagggcatatggctaaacaatgcccaaacaagaccagtttcCTCCACCATAGCCAATTCGATGCGAAGTCAAGCTAGCGTTGCATCCGATGCGGGCGCTTTAGATACATTAGGCTAGAAGGCGGAACGCCCGCA includes these proteins:
- the LOC122001405 gene encoding CDPK-related protein kinase-like, with amino-acid sequence MELCEGGELLERILSRGGRYSEEDAKAIVIQILSVIAFCHLQGVVHRDLKPENFLFTTRDENAQMKLIDFGLSDFVKPGEHCLVAWSS
- the LOC121997005 gene encoding uracil-DNA glycosylase, mitochondrial-like; protein product: MASSSKALGELLRSPKRLRPISLSPESMTLKSPLSTLHAPPLAAGEHPSALTSEQAKRVDVGRSHSQWKRNLSICSERITTRKGTHSDPYVKLGELLVEETWLEALPGELQKPYA